One genomic window of Paraburkholderia phytofirmans PsJN includes the following:
- a CDS encoding L-carnitine dehydrogenase produces MAVIVDIKTFAAIGVGVIGSGWVARALAHGLDVIAWDPAPGAEKQLRENVANAWSALQRVGLAAGASPERLRFVDTIQACVGQADFIQESAPEREELKLSLHEQISRAAKPDAIIASSTSGLLPSDFYARAVNPQRCIVGHPFNPVYLLPLVEVLGGESTAPETIDAALQVYRALSMRPLRVRKEVPGFIADRLLEALWREALHLVNEGVATTGEIDDAIRFGAGIRWSFMGTFLTYTLAGGDAGMRHFMQQFGPALELPWTKLVAPKLTDELIDRVVDGTAEQVGPRSIKQLERYRDDCITSVLTAIAEAKARHGMQPAE; encoded by the coding sequence ATGGCAGTGATCGTCGATATCAAAACATTCGCGGCAATCGGCGTGGGCGTGATCGGCAGCGGCTGGGTGGCGCGCGCGCTCGCGCACGGACTCGACGTGATCGCGTGGGACCCGGCGCCCGGAGCGGAAAAGCAGTTGCGCGAGAACGTCGCGAACGCGTGGTCGGCGTTGCAGCGCGTGGGGCTGGCCGCGGGGGCGTCGCCAGAGCGGCTGCGCTTCGTCGATACGATCCAAGCCTGCGTCGGGCAGGCGGACTTCATTCAGGAAAGCGCGCCTGAGCGCGAAGAATTGAAGCTATCGCTGCACGAACAGATCAGCCGCGCGGCGAAACCCGATGCGATCATCGCTTCGTCGACATCGGGCCTCTTGCCGAGCGATTTTTACGCACGGGCGGTGAATCCGCAGCGTTGCATCGTCGGGCATCCGTTCAATCCGGTGTACCTGTTGCCGCTCGTCGAAGTGCTGGGCGGCGAAAGCACCGCGCCCGAAACCATCGACGCCGCGCTACAGGTGTATCGTGCGCTGTCGATGCGGCCTCTGAGGGTTCGCAAGGAAGTGCCGGGTTTTATCGCCGACCGCCTGCTCGAAGCGCTGTGGCGCGAGGCTTTGCATCTGGTCAACGAAGGCGTCGCGACCACCGGCGAAATCGACGACGCGATCCGCTTCGGCGCGGGCATCCGCTGGTCGTTCATGGGGACTTTCCTGACGTACACGCTGGCGGGCGGCGACGCGGGCATGCGCCACTTCATGCAGCAATTCGGACCCGCGCTGGAGCTGCCCTGGACTAAACTGGTGGCGCCGAAGCTCACGGATGAACTGATCGACCGGGTCGTGGACGGCACCGCCGAGCAGGTCGGGCCGCGCTCGATCAAACAGCTCGAACGCTACCGGGACGATTGCATTACGAGCGTACTGACGGCGATTGCGGAGGCGAAGGCGCGGCATGGAATGCAGCCGGCTGAGTGA
- a CDS encoding sensor histidine kinase, which translates to MYAIPTACVSAMFVVFGLYVLITQGATRLFTPFILMCVSTFAWQGAWTLLFQTDNPHTADLLVRGGYLFILFLPTTFYHFVTEVAAQRREQPILLASYGLCFVLAILLPGNEVVAGYQHFFFGYYPVAGPLHPLHVVQTVLLAGRSAQLLLAARQKAEGDARRRLDLCLASLCLYSFAAMDYAVNYGFGFYPPGVLFIGLSLGLLAITIVRYHLIHPYAVAATIAHEISTPLATIGMHADEIASVWGHVFKGYRTAVTHGLYEDHDEVGQSERIGQLATAIRREVSGTSAMVEMALASFTLDRLDRGDFSRHSVHQCVMSTLERYPFSGDERERVTVMPIDLAMSFSGSDTVVVFVLFNLLKNALHAIRVGGDGAITISAVQDQDFCVLQFRDTGPGIAPDVLPYIFDAFFTTKRHGSGAGMGLAFCRRATELLGGSIECSSIRGIHTTFTVRLPAPDTPADRALRKTPAQHSPRWSQGQ; encoded by the coding sequence ATGTACGCCATTCCGACCGCCTGCGTGTCCGCGATGTTCGTGGTGTTCGGCCTATACGTACTGATTACGCAAGGCGCGACGCGTTTATTCACGCCGTTCATCCTGATGTGCGTCTCGACCTTCGCGTGGCAAGGCGCATGGACACTGCTGTTCCAGACGGACAACCCGCACACCGCGGACCTGCTGGTCAGGGGCGGCTATCTATTCATTCTTTTTCTGCCGACAACGTTCTACCACTTCGTGACGGAAGTGGCGGCGCAGCGCCGCGAGCAGCCGATATTGCTGGCGTCGTACGGTCTGTGTTTCGTCCTCGCGATACTGCTGCCCGGTAACGAAGTGGTGGCGGGCTATCAGCATTTCTTCTTCGGCTACTATCCGGTCGCCGGGCCGCTGCATCCCTTGCACGTGGTGCAGACCGTGCTGCTGGCCGGCCGCAGCGCGCAGCTTCTGCTCGCCGCGCGTCAGAAGGCAGAGGGCGACGCGCGGCGGCGCCTCGATCTGTGTCTGGCGAGCCTGTGTCTGTACTCGTTTGCCGCGATGGACTACGCGGTCAACTACGGCTTCGGGTTCTATCCGCCGGGCGTCCTGTTCATCGGTCTGAGCCTCGGGCTGCTGGCGATCACCATCGTGCGCTATCACCTGATTCACCCGTATGCCGTGGCGGCGACCATTGCGCACGAAATCTCGACGCCGCTTGCCACCATCGGCATGCACGCCGACGAAATCGCCAGCGTGTGGGGGCATGTGTTCAAAGGATACCGAACAGCCGTCACGCACGGGCTGTATGAGGATCACGACGAGGTTGGACAGTCCGAACGCATCGGCCAGCTGGCGACGGCGATCCGGCGCGAAGTCTCCGGCACCAGCGCAATGGTCGAAATGGCGCTCGCGTCTTTCACGCTCGATCGTCTGGATCGCGGCGACTTCAGCCGGCATTCGGTGCATCAGTGCGTGATGTCCACGCTCGAACGGTATCCGTTCAGCGGCGACGAGCGTGAGCGTGTCACGGTGATGCCCATCGACCTCGCCATGTCTTTTTCGGGCTCGGATACGGTCGTGGTTTTCGTGCTGTTCAATCTGCTGAAAAACGCGTTGCATGCCATTCGCGTGGGCGGCGACGGGGCGATTACGATCAGTGCCGTTCAGGATCAGGACTTCTGCGTGCTGCAATTCCGCGACACGGGGCCCGGCATCGCGCCCGACGTCCTGCCCTATATCTTCGACGCTTTCTTCACGACCAAGCGGCACGGCAGCGGCGCGGGCATGGGACTCGCGTTCTGCCGTCGCGCGACGGAGCTGCTGGGCGGGAGTATCGAGTGCAGTTCGATACGCGGCATCCACACCACCTTCACCGTGCGGTTGCCGGCGCCGGACACGCCCGCCGATCGCGCACTGCGCAAGACGCCGGCGCAGCATTCGCCTCGCTGGAGTCAGGGCCAATGA
- a CDS encoding choline ABC transporter substrate-binding protein: MKLRIKALLAHLACLAAAVGAAVTALPAFAQDPAACRAVHFADIGWTDITSTTALASTVFEGLGYQPVTTVASVPISFAGLKSKQLDVSLGYWWPVQEKAIAPFVDSKSIQVLQPPNLTGAKATFAVPSYEYDAGLKTFADIAKHRDQLDGKIYGIEPGSSANAAIQKMIANNQFGLGGFKLIESSEAGMLVSVDRAIREKKWVVFLGWEPHPMNIQIDMKYLTGSDGVFGPNDGEARVYTLTSPDFLTRCPNAGKLVSNLRFSTQLENVVMQSVMNKEKPADAAKAYLKKNPQVLDAWLAGVKTYDGKDGLPAVKAYLGL, encoded by the coding sequence ATGAAGTTGCGCATCAAAGCCCTGCTTGCCCATCTTGCGTGTCTCGCGGCGGCCGTCGGCGCCGCCGTTACCGCGCTGCCTGCCTTCGCCCAGGACCCCGCTGCCTGCCGCGCGGTGCATTTCGCGGATATCGGCTGGACCGACATCACCTCGACCACCGCGCTCGCCTCGACCGTGTTCGAAGGTCTCGGCTATCAGCCCGTGACGACGGTTGCCTCCGTGCCCATCTCGTTCGCGGGTTTGAAAAGCAAACAGCTCGACGTGTCGCTCGGCTACTGGTGGCCGGTGCAGGAAAAAGCGATCGCGCCGTTCGTCGATTCGAAATCGATCCAGGTGCTGCAGCCGCCTAACCTGACCGGCGCCAAGGCCACGTTCGCCGTGCCGAGCTACGAATACGACGCGGGCCTGAAGACTTTCGCCGACATCGCCAAACACCGCGATCAGCTCGACGGCAAGATCTACGGCATCGAGCCCGGCAGCAGCGCAAACGCGGCGATCCAGAAGATGATCGCCAACAATCAGTTCGGCCTCGGCGGCTTCAAGCTGATCGAATCGAGCGAAGCGGGCATGCTGGTCTCGGTCGACCGCGCGATCCGCGAGAAGAAATGGGTGGTCTTTCTCGGCTGGGAACCGCATCCGATGAACATCCAGATCGACATGAAATACCTCACCGGCAGCGACGGCGTATTCGGTCCGAACGACGGCGAAGCGCGCGTTTATACGCTGACGTCCCCCGACTTTCTGACACGTTGCCCGAACGCGGGCAAGCTCGTGAGCAATCTGCGCTTTTCGACGCAGCTCGAAAACGTGGTGATGCAATCGGTGATGAACAAGGAAAAGCCCGCCGACGCCGCCAAGGCGTATCTGAAGAAAAACCCGCAGGTACTCGACGCATGGCTTGCCGGCGTGAAGACCTACGACGGCAAGGACGGCTTGCCCGCGGTCAAGGCTTATCTCGGTCTCTGA
- a CDS encoding HAD family hydrolase, producing MRIQTSFLFDLDGTLVDSVYQHVLAWKEALDSEGIPLSVWRIHRKIGMSGGLFTNQLLRETHGEINADRVERLRQAHAAAYQRLRAQVCPLPGARALLDALTQAGTPWAVATSGRMETAALNLEALGVDPAKAVVVTRDDVKYAKPDPDLFIAAAGRLGVPVEHTVVVGDSIWDMLAARRCRALGVGLLSGGYGTEELERAGALRVYDDPADLLDHLDEVASRP from the coding sequence ATGCGAATCCAGACCTCTTTCCTCTTCGATCTCGACGGGACGCTGGTCGACAGCGTCTACCAGCACGTGCTGGCCTGGAAAGAAGCGCTCGACAGCGAAGGCATTCCCTTGTCGGTCTGGCGAATTCACCGCAAGATCGGCATGAGCGGCGGGCTCTTCACCAATCAGCTTTTGCGGGAAACGCACGGCGAGATCAACGCCGACCGGGTCGAGCGTCTCCGTCAAGCTCACGCCGCAGCCTATCAGCGGTTGCGCGCACAGGTGTGTCCGCTGCCGGGCGCGCGTGCGCTGCTCGACGCGCTGACGCAAGCCGGAACGCCTTGGGCCGTGGCGACGAGCGGCCGCATGGAGACGGCGGCGCTCAATCTGGAGGCCCTCGGGGTCGATCCGGCGAAGGCCGTGGTCGTCACGCGCGACGACGTCAAATATGCAAAGCCGGATCCGGATCTGTTCATCGCCGCCGCCGGGCGGCTCGGCGTACCGGTCGAACACACGGTGGTGGTCGGCGACAGCATCTGGGACATGCTCGCGGCGCGGCGCTGCCGGGCGCTGGGCGTGGGTTTGCTGTCGGGCGGATACGGCACGGAGGAACTCGAGCGCGCCGGCGCGCTGCGGGTCTACGACGATCCGGCGGATCTGCTGGATCATCTGGACGAGGTGGCGTCGCGCCCGTAA
- a CDS encoding response regulator, giving the protein MNNFIRPPVFHPSTVVFVDDNDSYLDALRRFFPDSATNLFFTRPQTALAFIRQHARKNSLEFAPASACVSETGFERYMETAAERDILARGSRFAEVAAVVVDFDMPGMNGVEFLSSISNLRCAKVLLTGVADETVAVKAFNAGIVDLYLRKTDTDSANRLAHFLKDAKARHCSEGGWLALGENGLTYCDPRTRKVIDEVVAANGIVEYYWRPEQDAILMFDRAGNPSVFVAWAENDWISQGEIVADEDGPADLLKQMAVREVMPIFWPNLAYRSGMTVRTLTPRTIPGWDDVFYCWTPIDKADVGMDLLTFAQWRKDRTR; this is encoded by the coding sequence ATGAACAATTTTATTCGACCACCTGTTTTCCATCCGTCGACGGTTGTCTTCGTGGATGACAACGACAGCTATCTCGACGCGCTGCGGCGATTCTTTCCGGACAGCGCCACCAATCTGTTTTTTACGCGGCCGCAAACCGCGCTGGCCTTCATCCGTCAGCACGCCCGCAAGAATTCGCTCGAGTTCGCGCCGGCCTCGGCCTGTGTGAGCGAGACGGGTTTTGAGCGCTACATGGAAACCGCGGCGGAACGCGATATTCTGGCCCGCGGCTCCCGTTTCGCGGAAGTCGCGGCGGTGGTCGTGGATTTCGACATGCCGGGCATGAACGGCGTGGAATTCCTCTCGTCCATCTCCAACCTGCGCTGCGCAAAAGTGCTGCTGACCGGCGTCGCGGACGAAACCGTCGCGGTCAAAGCCTTCAATGCGGGAATCGTCGATTTATACCTGAGAAAGACCGATACCGACTCCGCCAACCGGCTGGCCCATTTCCTGAAGGATGCCAAGGCGAGGCACTGTTCGGAAGGCGGCTGGCTCGCGTTGGGCGAGAACGGCCTGACGTATTGCGACCCGCGAACGCGTAAAGTGATCGACGAGGTGGTGGCCGCGAACGGTATCGTCGAGTATTACTGGCGCCCGGAACAGGACGCCATTCTGATGTTCGATCGTGCCGGCAACCCGAGCGTTTTCGTCGCGTGGGCCGAGAACGACTGGATCTCGCAGGGCGAAATCGTCGCGGACGAGGACGGCCCGGCCGACCTTCTCAAGCAAATGGCGGTGCGCGAGGTGATGCCGATCTTCTGGCCGAACCTGGCCTATCGCTCCGGCATGACCGTCAGGACGCTGACCCCGCGCACTATTCCGGGCTGGGACGACGTGTTCTATTGCTGGACCCCGATCGACAAGGCCGACGTAGGCATGGACCTGTTGACGTTCGCGCAATGGCGGAAGGACCGGACGCGCTAA
- a CDS encoding alpha/beta hydrolase, which translates to MLEPEMAAFIERAAAIYRGHSTSLTPPEQRKIYDQYAAAVTPALPDDVVTHDAEFHTGAGHSIALRLYRNHARHHDAARGAVLYFHGGGFVLGSLDSHQLVTARLAADTDLDVIAVDYRLAPEHPAPAAHDDCMEVTLAALAGRLPFELHAGAPLQLAGDSAGATLAASVAMRLRDDAVQGISGLVLVYPMLGTDPQLPARDSEALAPMLKLTDVHAFRDLYWGPHPPYPAWTIPLDATRYDGLPPTLAIGVEHDPLRDDARVFAERINAAGGEARLMIGAGLVHGCWRAIESSPGVQRLHEEVCRFLSAHATPGSSADNR; encoded by the coding sequence ATGCTTGAGCCAGAGATGGCCGCGTTCATCGAAAGAGCCGCCGCGATTTACCGGGGGCATTCGACTTCATTGACGCCGCCTGAACAGCGCAAAATTTACGACCAGTACGCGGCGGCGGTCACACCCGCGTTGCCCGACGATGTCGTAACTCACGACGCCGAGTTCCACACCGGCGCGGGCCATTCGATCGCGCTGCGGCTGTACCGGAACCATGCAAGACATCATGACGCGGCGCGTGGCGCCGTGCTGTATTTTCACGGCGGTGGCTTCGTGCTCGGCTCGCTGGACAGCCATCAGCTCGTGACCGCGCGCCTTGCTGCGGACACCGATCTCGACGTGATCGCGGTCGACTACCGGCTGGCTCCCGAACACCCCGCGCCGGCCGCGCATGACGATTGCATGGAAGTCACGCTCGCCGCCTTGGCCGGGCGCCTGCCGTTCGAGCTGCATGCCGGCGCGCCGCTGCAACTGGCTGGCGACAGCGCCGGCGCCACGCTCGCGGCCAGCGTAGCGATGCGGCTACGCGACGACGCGGTACAAGGCATAAGCGGCCTCGTGCTGGTTTATCCGATGCTCGGCACCGACCCGCAATTGCCCGCGCGCGACAGCGAAGCACTCGCGCCGATGCTCAAGCTAACCGACGTCCATGCGTTCCGCGATCTGTACTGGGGCCCCCACCCGCCCTACCCCGCGTGGACGATCCCGCTCGATGCGACGCGCTACGACGGCCTGCCGCCGACGCTCGCGATCGGCGTCGAACATGACCCATTGAGGGACGACGCGCGCGTATTCGCCGAGCGTATCAACGCGGCCGGTGGCGAGGCGCGGCTCATGATCGGCGCCGGGCTCGTGCACGGATGCTGGCGCGCCATCGAATCGAGCCCCGGCGTACAGAGGCTCCACGAGGAGGTGTGCCGTTTTCTGTCTGCCCATGCGACGCCGGGGTCGTCCGCGGACAATCGCTAG
- a CDS encoding BKACE family enzyme: MNHEVIVTCAVTGAGDTVGKHPAIPVTPKQIAEAAIEAAKAGATVAHCHVRDPKTGRGSRDPQLYREVVDRIRSSGTDVIINLTAGMGGDLEIGPGEDPMRFGANTDLVGGLTRLAHVEELLPEICTLDCGTLNFGDGDYIYVSTPAQLRAGARRIQELGVKPELEIFDTGHLWFAKQLLKEGLLDAPPLFQICLGIPWGAPADTTTMKAMADNLPPGAQWAGFGIGRMQMPMVAQAMLLGGHVRVGLEDNIWLDKGVPATNGTLVQRAVEIIERLGARALTPAEGRRKLGLPARGERQLERREAGQYA, encoded by the coding sequence ATGAATCATGAAGTCATCGTGACCTGTGCGGTCACCGGCGCAGGCGATACCGTCGGCAAGCACCCGGCCATTCCCGTCACGCCGAAGCAGATTGCCGAGGCCGCCATCGAAGCCGCGAAAGCCGGCGCGACCGTTGCGCACTGCCACGTGCGCGATCCGAAAACCGGACGCGGCAGCCGCGATCCGCAACTGTATCGCGAGGTGGTCGACCGTATCCGCTCGTCGGGCACGGACGTGATCATCAACCTGACGGCCGGCATGGGCGGCGATCTGGAGATCGGTCCGGGCGAAGATCCGATGCGCTTCGGCGCGAACACGGATCTGGTCGGCGGCCTCACGCGCCTCGCGCATGTTGAGGAATTGCTGCCGGAAATCTGCACGCTCGACTGCGGCACGCTGAATTTCGGCGACGGCGACTACATCTACGTGTCGACACCCGCGCAGTTACGGGCCGGCGCGCGGCGCATCCAGGAACTCGGCGTCAAGCCTGAACTGGAAATCTTCGACACCGGGCATTTGTGGTTCGCGAAGCAACTGCTCAAGGAAGGCCTGCTCGATGCGCCGCCGCTGTTCCAGATATGCCTCGGCATTCCCTGGGGCGCGCCCGCCGACACCACCACCATGAAAGCGATGGCCGATAACCTGCCGCCCGGCGCGCAATGGGCCGGCTTCGGCATCGGCCGCATGCAGATGCCGATGGTCGCGCAGGCGATGCTGCTCGGCGGCCACGTGCGCGTGGGCCTCGAAGACAACATCTGGCTCGATAAAGGCGTGCCCGCAACGAACGGCACGCTGGTGCAACGCGCGGTGGAAATCATCGAACGGCTCGGCGCACGCGCGCTGACGCCTGCCGAGGGGCGCCGCAAACTGGGTCTGCCCGCGCGTGGCGAGCGTCAGTTGGAGCGGCGCGAGGCGGGACAGTACGCTTGA
- a CDS encoding thioesterase family protein yields the protein MPQPAALPCYRDTVRAEWVDYNGHLRDAFYMLIFSFATDALIDLIGLPDVVRKERQRSIYTLEAHINYLHEIKEGAQVRVDMRVLGHDAKRLHLYLEMFAGDGGKPLAAGEQMLLHVDTGGPRAAAFDPDVAAHVKALADAHAALPPAAFAGRVIGLPAKTKPSGSGHA from the coding sequence ATGCCGCAACCCGCTGCCCTGCCTTGCTATCGCGACACGGTGCGCGCCGAATGGGTCGATTACAACGGCCATCTGCGCGACGCGTTCTACATGCTGATTTTCAGCTTCGCGACCGATGCGCTGATCGACCTGATCGGTTTACCGGACGTCGTGCGCAAGGAGCGCCAGCGCTCGATCTACACGCTCGAAGCGCATATCAACTATCTGCACGAGATCAAGGAAGGCGCGCAGGTGCGCGTCGACATGCGCGTGCTCGGTCACGATGCGAAGCGGCTGCATCTGTACCTCGAGATGTTCGCCGGCGATGGCGGCAAACCGCTAGCAGCAGGCGAGCAGATGTTGCTGCACGTGGATACCGGCGGCCCACGTGCAGCCGCGTTCGATCCGGACGTCGCGGCGCATGTGAAGGCATTGGCCGACGCGCATGCCGCACTGCCGCCCGCGGCGTTTGCCGGGCGAGTGATTGGCTTGCCCGCGAAAACGAAGCCGAGTGGGAGTGGACATGCTTGA